One genomic window of Mucilaginibacter sp. SJ includes the following:
- a CDS encoding cysteine desulfurase family protein, with the protein MRVYFDNAATTPLDPDVMKEMYKVMESQFGNPSSIHAHGREARTLIERSRKTIAGLLHTSPAEIFFTSSGTEADNTAIRCGIIDHKITHAITSPTEHHAVLHTLEAMEKSGIIKLSLVNIDSRGVIDYHHLETLLKENERSFVSLMHANNEIGTLSDMERIGDLCEAYNAIYHCDTVQTMGHYQHDLSKLKAHFVVCAGHKLHGPKGVGFLHINHKIKIKPFIYGGAQERNMRGGTENIYGIVGLAKALELAYGEMEQHKNHIQGLKSYMMEQLVANVPGVSFNGETDPEKSLYTVLNVAFPEMEMSDMLLFNLDIAGISASGGSACSSGSDIGSHVLTAIGASSSRPSVRFSFSKYNTKEEVDFVVAKVRELCAVNV; encoded by the coding sequence ATGCGCGTTTATTTTGATAATGCCGCCACTACGCCGCTTGATCCGGATGTGATGAAGGAGATGTATAAGGTGATGGAAAGCCAGTTTGGTAATCCGTCGTCAATACATGCCCACGGCAGGGAAGCCCGTACTTTAATTGAGCGTTCGCGGAAAACAATTGCCGGTTTGCTGCACACCTCTCCCGCCGAAATCTTTTTTACATCAAGCGGTACAGAGGCCGATAATACGGCTATCAGGTGCGGTATCATTGATCACAAAATTACCCACGCCATCACCAGCCCCACCGAGCATCACGCAGTGCTCCACACGCTGGAAGCAATGGAAAAATCGGGCATTATTAAATTGAGCCTGGTAAACATAGACAGCAGGGGTGTTATCGATTATCATCACCTGGAAACATTATTGAAAGAAAATGAACGCAGTTTTGTTTCATTAATGCATGCCAATAACGAAATAGGCACCCTGTCGGACATGGAACGTATTGGTGACCTGTGCGAAGCATACAATGCCATTTATCATTGCGATACTGTGCAAACCATGGGCCATTACCAGCATGACCTGAGCAAGCTTAAAGCTCACTTTGTGGTATGTGCCGGTCATAAATTGCATGGCCCTAAGGGAGTAGGTTTCCTGCATATAAATCATAAAATCAAAATAAAACCATTTATTTACGGTGGCGCCCAGGAACGCAACATGCGCGGCGGTACCGAAAATATTTATGGTATAGTTGGTTTGGCCAAAGCGCTTGAACTTGCTTACGGCGAAATGGAACAGCACAAAAACCATATTCAGGGTTTAAAATCATACATGATGGAGCAACTGGTTGCAAACGTACCCGGTGTAAGCTTTAACGGCGAAACCGACCCCGAAAAAAGTTTATATACAGTATTGAACGTGGCTTTCCCCGAGATGGAAATGAGCGATATGCTGCTGTTTAACCTTGATATTGCCGGTATTTCTGCTTCGGGTGGTAGTGCTTGCAGTTCGGGCAGCGATATTGGTTCGCATGTATTAACTGCTATCGGGGCCAGCTCTTCAAGGCCATCGGTACGTTTCTCGTTCTCAAAGTATAATACAAAAGAAGAAGTTGATTTTGTAGTAGCTAAAGTTCGCGAGCTTTGCGCTGTGAATGTGTAA